The sequence ATCAGGTAAAATGCTTTGAATCGTGTAAAAATCTCGTCTCTGTATCCGATTTTCTTGAGTCGGGTAACTGGGTGAAGGGATATCCATTGCCAGCCCTATACTTACCGATTAAAAAAAAAGTCTGCATTCAACAGTCAAAATCTATTGATTAGATGGTTACAATCATCCAATCAGATCCATTTTGGGGCCATACAAGTATCTAGTGGGCCCACAAACCATGGTGAACAGTTAGAATTGATAATCAGATGGTTCACACGGTGTGTGTGTTGAGAAGTACATGGTTTAATACATGAGCATCGTACTGGGATGCAGAAGAGTCATATTGTATCATTCTTCAGGTAGAAAAAATGTCATAATGGTCCCTGAGACCAGTTATTCTAAATGATGGAGGTAAGGAAAGCTCATTTGTATCTTAAGCTTTGAGGTTACTCCTGATTTCAatgtaatttgttttttttttgaaagataatgtaATTTGTTATTTATTGAGTGGATAAAAAATTCTTGAACTTAGAATTGACTCTCaagcattttcaaattttaatctGTTCATTGGTTGAAGCAATGTTATGAGTTGTGACAAATCTGATATCAGCTTTGAATGGATGCATGTAAGAAAATTTTGGCATCGGTTTTGTCACCAGCAAGAATTGATTCCAATGCATTTTACATTCTATTTTTGCAGCTGAAGTCGATTATTTTTGAAAATGTTTAAGAATACATTTCAATCTGGGTTCTTATCCATTCTGTACAGCCTAGGGTAtgtttctttctcattttttattcTTTGAGTCATTTAATGTTCTAGTTTACACATTCGCATCTCATCCACTGGTGGtcttacattttatttttttttctgtttttgacAGGAGCAAGCCTTTACAAATATGGGACAAAGAAGGTTTGCACTTCTCCCTGTTGTTTTTACTGTCGTTATTGCTGTAACCTTTTTATGAACATGTGAATTGCTTGCTAGACATTATTGTATGAAGTCTTCTGGTTGGATCTGTTCTTCTAATCATAAAACCTTCCCTTCATTACCCGCATGTAAAACCTCCCATCCATGATCCACAATTATCATCATTTTGCTTGGATTTCATGCAGTTGTCAATGGTCAGATCAAACGGCCACAGGATGAAGACATCCAGTCCAATGTCCTTGAAATAGTTGGCTCAAATGTGCAGTCAACATATATTACATGTCCGGCAGATCCTGCTGCAACTCTTGGTATAAAGCTTCCTTTTTTGGTTATGATCGTAAAGAATCTAAAGAAATATTTCACATTTGAGATACAAGTGCTGGATGATAAGAATGTTCGACGGCGTTTCAGAGCTTCGAATTTTCAAGTGTGTAAGTCTGTCAAATGTCTAGCTGTTGATTTTGATGATGTTATTATACTTTACTTCGTGCCACCAACAATATTGCAGTTGCTGAATTATTGATGGTTAGACATCCTTTTTGATGAAATTCTTTTAATACCTAGAAGGATTGTAAGCTCTATCTTTTGGACGTCAATGTTGAAGAAGAATACTCAAAAGGGGAAATAAGATCACAAACTTAGGTCATATACACCTTTTGAATAATCAATGTACTATAGTGTGATTTTGATTTCGTAATCCTATCCTTTTATGCTGTTGTAGTGGGCCTTGTATCTGCTTTTAATTCGATGTAAATTCTTTAATATAATCATGGTTCATGGCTATCAATATCTTTTTAATTGTCGTGTGAGCTATATGGTGCAGCCtagttatcgagtcaatgagacCTCGTCACCCAAATagcaaagaaatggacaagagtacaccCACATAAATATTTGATTAGAGAAGGAGAAATAGTTTATTTATATCAAACTTTTTCCTTCAGTATTTAAGAAAAACTCACACGTAGAAAATTTTGGAATCCCTACCTCCTACCACACCCCCTCTTTTTATATTAGATGAATTTTCAATGTTGATTTccccaactaagagattgatttcaaatcaatctaatttacctaagatggtaaaaacctaataataataaaagcaaaTCTAGGAAATAATCCTCCAAATCTTCAATCACATTTAGCTCCCATATTTTTGATCACATCTCCCCATATCTTTAATCATATTTTAAAATCAGCTCCCCACATTTTTCGATAGATAATAAATTGCACATCTTGATATTTAGACctgaaatctataaataaacagttcaaaatcagcacatgttgggccctGCAATGGGCCGTGGGCTGCATCACTATAACTGAGATAGCTTCATTCAATGGCCCCAAACACCTGATCCAGATGGTTCTTGAATGGGGTCCCTTGAAGTTCTAAATCTTCAGTCTCTGTTAAAAAAAAGTCAGTCCCAAAGTGACTGAGGTTGGTTATTCTAACAGAAGAAAGGTCTTCATGGTTGAACGAAGTTATTTTTTCttctctactcaaatattcttgtggtGTACccatgccctttttttttttgtgattcagGTGTCGAGATCTCATTGATTCGATAACCAGGTTGGACCACCTGCACAAAACAACTTGACTATCGAGCTAGAGGCAAATGCAATATTTAACCTAAAAACGAAGTATAGTCTGAATGAAGCCTTACTTACAtcacatggtattaaaaaaacaGTTGCGTAACAACCATTATGTGAGGGGGTCCCTTGAAGTTCTAAATCTTCAGTCTCTGTTAAAAACAAGTCAGTCCCAAAGTGACTGAGGTTGGTTATTCTAACAGAAGAAAGCTCTTCACAGTTCAATAAAGTTATTTTTTCTTCTCTAGTCAAATATTCTTGTGGTGTACTCGTGTCCATTTTTGTTTTTGCGACTCAGGtgtcgagatctcattgactcgataaccaGGTTGCACCACCCGCACAAAACAACTTGACTATCGAGATAGAGGCAAATGCAGTATTTAACCTAAAAACAAAGTATAGTCTGAATGAAGCCTTACTtacatggtattaaaaaacagttGTGTAACAACCATTATGTGAGGGTAACAGTGGGGGCAATTGCGCAATACGAGGCTGTAAcggctattaaaaaaaaagaggcccATAACTGTGGCCGTTACAGGCCGATACGGGGCTGCAATGGACCAACATGGGCTAGTAACAGTCCGGTACAGGGCTCATACATCTTCTTCCTCTGAAAAAAATGCTGAACGTTACAGGGCCGTAGTGGCCATAAGGCTGGCCAATACGGCCACctttaccattattgaataccttgcttaGGACAGCAAACCATGAATTTAGTACACGTTGTACATCAAATGTAATTATTGTAGCCTTCAGGTGTGAAAGTAACCTCTACTTATTGGACTCTTCTCTTTGTGTAGGCTGTGACACGAGTGAAGCCATTTATCTGCACCATGCCGCTTAGATTAGATGAGGGATGGAATCAGATCCAGTTGAATCTTGCTGACCTTACAAGAAGGGCTTACGGCACGAACTATGTTGAGACTCTACGGGTCCAAGTTCACGCAAACTGCCGCCTGAGAAGGATATATTTCTCTGACCGCCTTTATTCAGAGGAAGAGCTTCCTCCGGAATTCAAACTGTACCTTCCTATGCAGGTTACCATCAACTCTACTATTCaagagtattattattattatttgtggtaGTCTAAACAATTGGAGCTCATGCCTGAACCTCCATACCGTTGAACTAATGGGCCCAAGAAATGGATGGGAGATGCCCCCAGAATTCCAGATAAGATGATACCATCTATGGCATTGGCCTACAAATAGACATTTAAGGAAAATGACATAGCAACAGTGTGGCAGGACTTCGATTTAGATCATCAAGGCATACCCTGTCCAAATTGGGGACCATTCAATCAACGGTTGGATTAGTAAAACTTGGGTCCCACTTTCACCTACTGGGTGTTAGAACACCATCTGGATCCCGATTCATGAGGACCCCCTATAATTCTTCCTTTATGGCCTGTTTGGACGTGGTGAATCCAAGAGAAGGAAATGGAGAGGGTGGGCGAAACCAAGAACCTAGATTACCTAGGTAAATCTATTGGATCTCCTTTTCTCTTCCACTTGTTTGGTTTGCGCAACATTTTTTAATGGAAATATATTTTCACTTCCTTTCATCTGTTGGTATTGACATGCAAAATTATGGAATTCCAACTGTGTTGTGGAGCTTGACACAATTGTGACATTTACATACATACCCATggcatattaaaaaataaattaaaaattacatACAGACATACCCATGgtatggtggtccacaacaattatgtttatgtgccatccaatccattaatctgcCTTGCCTCATTAGAATGGAAGAAATACCAAAAATCACAGTATTCCATAACGCAGGTGGGAATACCACATGCATTTAGAGATTTTGGGTATATTTTATGGCGTGGCCTGCCTGAGTGTTGAATTAgcctatttttgggatcaaagccAAATAGGGGGTGGTATAcctgatggatgggatggatttcatgcatgttaaCTTGTTTCCCCCACATTAGAGAAAGTAATCCTGGTAGATACCTAGGTGAGGCATGTAAGCATTTTCCTCCCTACAATTGGAGAAATGAGATGGTGGAAGTTTTATTCAATGCAAAAGGTGGAAAGGGAAACATATTAACATGGTTAGTCTGCATTCATAATTAGGTGAAACTGGCTCATTAGGAAAACCTTTTCATTTCCATAAGGGAAACCCCTTTCaccctatccaaacaggcccggCACAATATTCTTAGTTTACCTTCATGTTGCATATCTCATGCCACCTGACACTGACTGCAGAAGGCATAGTGATGGTGAAAAGAACTGTAGATGACCTGTGCCTTGGAGGTCTCTTGCCCCATTTCCGGAGGAATTGGCA is a genomic window of Magnolia sinica isolate HGM2019 chromosome 15, MsV1, whole genome shotgun sequence containing:
- the LOC131227376 gene encoding uncharacterized protein LOC131227376; protein product: MFKNTFQSGFLSILYSLGSKPLQIWDKEVVNGQIKRPQDEDIQSNVLEIVGSNVQSTYITCPADPAATLGIKLPFLVMIVKNLKKYFTFEIQVLDDKNVRRRFRASNFQAVTRVKPFICTMPLRLDEGWNQIQLNLADLTRRAYGTNYVETLRVQVHANCRLRRIYFSDRLYSEEELPPEFKLYLPMQKA